The Streptomyces sp. DG1A-41 genomic sequence TCCTCCAGGGGGAACGTGGCGGTGACGATCTCGCCGGTGTCGACGACGCCCGAGGAGATCAGGGCGATGGCGGTCCGGTAGTCGTCGGCCGTGTACATCAGCGTGCCCTCGACACTGATCTCGCGGTCCTGGATCAGGTCGAGGCGTACGGGGGTGGTTCCGGAGGCCCCGACACCGACGACGATGATCCGGCCGCCCTTGGTGACCAGGTCGGTGGCCTGGGCCATGGACCGTTCGCGGGCCACACAGTCGAAGACCACGTCGGCCGGTCCGCCGAAGGCCTGACCGACCTGCTCGGTGAGGTCGGCGGCGTCGGCGGGCAAGGCCGCGTCGGCGCCCAGGCGCAGGGCGCGATCCCGCTTGCCCGGCAGCAGGTCGGTGACGGCGATCGCGGCGGCGCCCGCATGCCGGGCGGCGGCGAGCACGAGCAGACCGATGGGCCCGGCGCCGAGGACGACGACCCTACGGCCGGTGAGGTCACCTGCCTTGGCCACGGCGTGCACCGGAGTGGCCAGCGGTTCGACGAGGGCGGCCTCGATGTCGGTCATGCCCTCGGGGACGCGGTGGACGCGGCCGGCGGGGATGGTGAACAGGTCCGTCATGGCGCCCGGGGTCTGGCAGCCGAAGACCCTCAGTTCCCGGCAGATGTTGTAACGGCCGCTACGGCACTGGGGGCACCGTCCGCAGAAGAGGTTCGGCTCGACCACCACCCGGTCGCCCGGGGCGAATCCGTCGACGCCCGGGCCCGTGGCCGCGACGACGCCGACCGCCTCGTGTCCGGGGTGGTAGGGCAGCGGCATGAACGGGTGGTGGCCCTGGGCCGCGTGGGTGTCGGAGCCGCAGACGCCCACCACGGAGGTGCGGACGAGGAGTTCGCCCTCGTCGGCGGTCGGCGCGGGGATGCGCTCGACGGTGATGTCGTCGATCGACCGGACGAGGACACGGCGGATCTGCTGGGACATGGGGTGGTGCTCCGTTTCGGATGCGGTCGGGAGTGCGTGCGGCGCCCCGATGGCCTGTCTCACTTCACCGCCCCCAGTGACAGCCCGCGCACCAGCTTGTCCTGTGCGGCGAACCCGGCGATGAGGACCGGCAGGGAGACCAGCGTGGCCGCCGCGCACAGCCGGGCGAGGAAGAGGCCCTCGTTGGTGATGAAGCCGACGAGGAAGACGGGTGCGGTGGAGGCCTGGGTGGCGGTGAGGTTGACGGCGAACATGAACTCGTTCCAGCTGAAGATGAAGCAGATCAGCGAGGTGGCGGCGAGTCCGGGCATGGCGACCGGTGCGACGACCCGCCACAGCACGGTGAGCAGGCCCGCGCCGTCGACCTCGGCCGCCTCCAGGATTTCCTTGGGGACTTCGGCGAGGAAGGAGCGCATCATCCAGACCGCGATCGGCAGGTTCATGGCGGTGTAGAGGACGATCAGGGTCCAGACGTTGTCCAGCATCCCGGCGTCCTTGACGATCAGGTAGACCGGCAGCAGGGCCGCGATCGCGGGGAGGAACTTGGTGGACAGGAAGAAGAACATCACGTCGGTCCATTTCTGAACCGGCTTGATGGACAGCGCGTAGGCCGCCGGCACCGCGAGGGCGAGTACGAGCAGTGTCGAAAGGACGCTGGCCATTGCCGAGTTGAGGAGGAAAGGGGTGATGTCCCGGCTGAACAGCAGCTCGTACTGGTCGAAGGTGAGCGGGGCGAACGGGGTCGGCGGGTTGGTCGCCGCGTCGGCCTCCTGGTGGAAGGAGGTGAGCACCATCCACGCCACCGGTGCGAAGAAGGCCATGGTGGCGAGCCAGGCGACGAAGGTCCACAGAGGGGTGAGCCGGGCGGTCATCGGGATACCTCCTCGCGGAACAGCGACGCGATGGTGCGCAGCGCGAAGGTCGCGATCACGATCGACCCGAGGACGACGACCACTCCGGCGGCGGCTGCCTGGCCGTACTCGTACTTGCGGAACATGGTCAGGTAGATCTCGTAGGGCAGGTTGGTCGTCTGCGAGCCCGGGCCGCCCTGGGTGATGGTGTAGACCGCGTCGAAGGTCTGCACGACGTAGATCGTGCCGAGCAGGATGCCCAGTTCGAGGTACTGGCGCAGGTGCGGCAGGGTGATGTGACGGAAGGTCGCCAGGGCCGACGCTCCGTCCACGCGGGCCGCCTCCAGCACGTCACCGGGCTGCGCCTGGAGACCGGCCAGGATGATCAGCATCATGAACGGGGTCCACTGCCAGACCAGCGAGACCACCACGGCCGGCATGGGGTACGAGGACACCCAGTCGACCGTCGGACCGTGGTCGGCGCCGAAGAACCGGTAGACGGCGTTGAGGGTGCCGTTGAGCAGTCCGTAGTCGGGGTTGTAGATGGCGTGCTTCCACAGCAGCGAGGCCGCGACCGGCATGACGAGGAACGGCGCGATGAGCAGGGTGCGTGCCAGGCCGCGGCCGGGGAAGCGGCGGTCGAGCAGCATGGCCAGGCCGAGGCCGAGGAGCACGCTGAGCAGGACGACCGAGGCGGTGAGGACGACGGTGTTGAGGACGGCCGCGCGCAGCCGCTCGTCGGTGAAGACGAACGCGTAGTTGGACAGGCCGGTGAAGTGTCGGTCGCCCGGCCTGAGGATGTTCCACTGGAAGGTGGAGATCACGAGTGTGGCCACGAAGGGCAGCTGCGTGACGACGATGGTGAAGACCAGCGCGGGCAGCAGTGGGATGCGGCGCTTCCACTTGGCTGTGCCCGAGGGCTTCCGCGCATGGGCGGGTGGTGGTGCTGTCCTGGGGGGAGCGGTGAGCGTGGTCATGGAGGTTCCTCTGCCGGATGGGGGTACCTCCCAGGCCCTGAAGGCACTTGGGGGAGGCCGGGGCCGGGGAAGCGGTGCCCGGGGCCAGGGGACCGGCCGGGCACCGAGGGGCTACTTCTGGTGGTTCTTCGCGACGTCCTCGGCGAGCTTCTGGCCGTCGTCGAGTGCCTTGTCCACACTGGTCTTGCCGGCGATGGCGGCGGAGATCTCCTGGGTGACCTTGGTTCCAAGGTCCTGGAACTCGGGGATGGCCACGTACTGGATGCCCACCGTCGGCCGCGGCTGGACGCCCGGGTTGGCCGGGTCGGCCGCCTCGATGGACTTCAGGGTGATGTCACCGAACGACCCGGCGGCCTTGCGGTACTGGGGGATGTCGTAGGTGCTGGCCCGCTTGCCGGCCGGGACGCGTGCCCAGCCGAGTTTCCCGCCGACCAACTTCTCGTACTTCTTGCTGGACGCCCACAGCATGAACTTCGAGGCCGCGTCGGCGTTCTTCGTGGTCTTGGGCATGGCCCACGCCCAGGCCCACAGCCAGCCACTGGACTTGGTCTCCACGGTCGGGGCGTACGCGTAGCCGACATGACCGGCGATCTTGCTGGAGCTGGGGTCCTCCAGGGACCCGGCCGCGCTGGTCGCGTCGTACCACATCGCGACCTTCTTCTGGCTCATGGCGTTCAGGCACTCGGTGAACCCGGCCTGCGCCGCACCCGCCTCACCGTGCTTGCGGACCAGGTCGACGTAGAAGTCGGTCGCCTTCTTGAACGCCGGGCTGTTGACCTGGGCCTTCCAGTCCTTGGTGAACCAGGTGCCGCCGAAGGTGTTGACCACACTCGTCAGCGGCGCGCCGAGCTCGCCCCAGCCGGCCAGACCGCGCAGGCAGATGCCGCGCATGCCGGGTTCGGCGCCGTCGACCTTGGCCGCGATGTCGGCGATCTGCTGCCACGTCGGGTGCTCGGGCACGGTGATGCCCTTCGCCTTCATGACGTCCTCGTTGTACATGAGGAAGGACGACTCGCCGTAGAACGGCAGGGCATACAGCTTGCCGTCCGAGCCGGACAGCGACTGCACCATCGGCTTGAGCAGGTCGGCCTTGTCGAAGCTCGCGTCCTTGTCGGCGTAGGAGCCGAGTTCGTGCAGCCAGCCGTTCTTCTCCCAGATGGGTACCTCGTAGGCGCCGATGGTGGCGACGTCGTACTGGCCGGCCTGGGTGGCGACGTCCTGGGTGACCTTGTCACGCAGTTCGTTCTCGGGGAGGACCGTGAAGTTCACCTTGATGCCGGTGTCCTTCGTGAAGGTGTCCTTGGTCAGCTTCGCGATGTCCTCCATCTGCGGGTTGCCGACCATCAGCACGTTGATGCTCTTGCCGCCGCCGGCGCTGCCGCTGCCTCCGGCACCGGCGCATCCGGTGGCCATCAGGGTGATGGCGGCGGCGCCCGCGATGACGGTGTATCTGGCTGTTGGCATGGCTGAGGTCCTCTCGTCGAGGGAGTGGTGGGTGGCGACACTTGGCCGGTTCTGCCGGGGGAGCGGGAGGAGCGCAGGTGCGCCGATGGAGAGCATTGTTAGCAGAGGTTGTCGGCATTGTTAACACATCTTGCGAGATATTTTTCCGGACTCTATGGTTGATCCGCTCTGACGGAGGCGTGGCGGAGGGACGTCCGTGCCTGCGTCCCCCTGGTCCCGGAGGCCGGATGACGGCTGCTGCCCGAGACGACCCTTTGGACCGGCCGCGACGGCACCCGGCACGAGCGGACGGTGGAACTCGCGGCCGGGCAGACCGCCGCACTGGGCTGAGTGCACGAGTCGCCGTACCGGCGGCATCGGGTCAGCGGCGACGGCACCCCGCGCGGGAGCAGCCGACCCGAGATGCGTTCGAGCCCGGGCAATCGGTTGGCAGTGAGGTCACCCGGGGGTGTCGGTCGTCGAGGGGTGGGGTGTCGTCCAGCTCGCAGCCTGACGTTCATCGGCTTCAATCTCGACTCGGTACTGCTGGACCGCGACCGCGACCGCGGCTCCCGCCTCGTCGCCGACGTCGTGTCGCTCATCGAGCGCGGCGTGTACCGGCCGTTGCCGCACACCGTCTACCCGGCCGCACGGGTGGAGGAAGCCTTCCAGGTCCTCCAGTACTCCCGGCACATCGGCAAGGTCGTGATCTCCCCCGATCCCGCCGACGGGACCGCGCTGGACGAACCCGGCCCGGTTCGTCCCGCACCCCACCCCGCCACCCTGGACGCCGACGGCACCTACCTGGTGACCGGCGGGCTGAGGGGATGCGGTGCCGACACCGCACGGTGGCTGGCCGACCAGGGAGCCCGCCATCTGGCGCTGGTCTCCCGCCGCGGCCAGGCCACCCCCGAGGCGCCCGCCCTCCTCGAAGACCTGGCCGGCGCGGGCGTACACGCCTCCGCTTGCGCCGCCGACGTCACCGACGAGGCGGCGCTGCGCCGGGTCGTCGACGGTCGATGTCACCGGCCGCCGGCTGCGCGGCGTCGTGCAGGCCGCGATGCACCTCTACGACGCGCCCCTGTCCGAACTCACCGACGACCGGTTCAGCGCCGTCCTCGCCCCAAGGCACACGGCGCCGCCCAACTCGACCGCCTCACCGCCGGCCACGACCTGGACCTGTTCGTCACCTACTCCTCGATCGCCGCCGCCGTCGGCAACATCGGCCAGGCCCCCTACGCGGCCGGCCGCCTACCTGGAGGCCCAGGCCCGCGCCCGCCGCGCCCAGGGGCACCCCGCCACCGCCCTCGCCTGGGGCCCGATCGGCGAGAGCGGCTACGTCGCCCGGCACGCCATCGGCGACGCGATGGCCGAGCGGGGCTTGCAGCCCCTCACCGTCGCCGAAGCCCTCACCACCGCCGACGGCCTGCTCCAGCCGGGCACCGACGTGGCAGGCGTCGGCCGCTACCGCTGGAGCCGCGCCCGCCGACTGCTGTCCGCCCTGGCCACCGCCCGTTTCACGGACCTCGTGCCGGCCGACGCCGGTCCCCGCCCGGAAGGCCGCGCGGACCGCTGCGCGAACTGGCCGCCATGACACCGACGAGGCCCGGGCCGCGATCACCCACACCCTGACCGGCTGCTCGCCGCCGTGCTGCACAGCGACCCCGAAGAGCTGGACCCCGCCCGGACCGTGACCGACTTCGGCCTCGACTCGTTGCTGAGCACCGAGTTCCTCCTGCGCGCCGGCGAGCACTTCGGCGTCCGCCTCGCGGCCACCGAGCTGATGGGCAGCGGCCGCACCCTGACCCACTTCACCCAACTCGTGCACAGCAGGCTGGGCCTGCCTAGTACCGGTCCGGCGACGGCCGTCTCCTCACGGGCGAGGAGACGGTCTCGGCCCGCGTCGTGTTCAGAGCACCTGGGCCGCGCCGTGTTCAGAGCACCTCGGCCCGCCCCGAGGTGTCGTCGAGGAAACCGCCCGACTGGTGCTGCCACAGCTTCGCGTAGGCACCGCCGATCGCGAGCAACTCCTGGTGCGTGCCCTGCTCGACGATCCGTCCGCGGTCGAGGACGACGAGCTGGTCCATGCCGGCGACCGTGCTCAGCCGGTGCGCCACCACCAGTGCGGTCCGCCCCTCCATGAGCCGCCACAGTGCCTCCTGCACGAGGAGTTCGCTCTCCGAGTCCAGGGCGCTGGTCGCCTCGTCGAGCAGCAGGATCGGCGCGTCGCGCAGGATCGCCCGGGCGAGAGCGACGCGCTGGCGCTGACCGCCGGACAGCTTCACGCCGCGCTCGCCCACCATGGTGTCGAAGCCGTCCGGCAGCGCGTCGGCGAACTCCGTGACATGGGCCGCCTCGGCCGCCCGGCGGATCTCGGCCTCGGTGGCGTCCGGCCGGGCGAACGCGATGTTGTCCCGCAGAGTGCGGTGGAACATCGCCGGATCCTGCGGCACGTAGGCGATCTGGCTGCGCAGGTCGGCCTGGCTCAGCCGGCTGATGTCCTGACCACCCACGAGAATGCGGCCGCCGTCGATGTCCGTCATCCGCAACAGCAGCCGGGTGAGGGAGGTCTTGCCGCCGCCGGAGCGGCCGACCAGGCCGACCCTCGCCCCGCTCGGCACCTCCAGGTCGAGACCCTCGAACAGCGGCTTGCCGCCCCGGTGCGCGAACGTCACCTTCTCGAAGCGGATGTCGGCGGCCCGGGGCCGCAGCGGTTCCGGCGACGGCGGGTCGAGCACGGTAGGAGGCGTCAGGAGCAGCTCGGTGAACTGCGCGGCCTCCGTCATCGAGCTCTCCAGCCGGCGGTAGATCTGGTTGAACTCGAACATGATCCGTGTCGCGTTGCTGTAGTAGGTGAAGGCGACCACGATCGCCTCCACGCCGTGCCCGCCCCCGGCGAGCGTGACCGCGAGCAGCAGGCCCAGCGCGTTGGTGACCACGAACAGCGGCGCGACCAGCGTGTCGATGCGGAGGTTGCCGTAGTCCCACGACCGCAGCGTGAGCCGGCGTGACGTGGCGACCCGGGAGCGGTGCTCGGCGGCCTCGCGCTCCTCCGCGGCGAACGCCCGCACGGTGTCCATGTTCATCAGACTGTCGGCGACGTGGCCCGCGACCCGGGCGATCGCCTCCTCCCGCAGGTCGACCAGCGCCTGGCGGCGCCGGATGAGCGGCACGACCAGCACCCCGGTCAGCGCGATCATCACCAGCAGTCCGACCACGAGCAGGGGTTCGTAGCGCCACAGCACCACCGCCCCGAACGCCAGCGGCACGAAGCTGCCCACGATCTGGAACGCCAGCGTGTCCACGAACTGCTCGAAGCGCGAGGCGAAGCTCAGGACGCGCTTGGTCAGCGAACCGGCGAAGTTGTCGTGGAAGAACACGGCGTCCTTGGCGAACAGTTCGTCCAGCCCGATCACGTACAGGTGCTCGATGCCGCGGGCGTCGAGGCGGTTGAGGCAGTGCATCGCTACGCGCCACAGCCCCTCCGCGAGAAGCAGGACCCCGGCGAAACCGAGGACGTACGGCAGTGCCGAGTCGACCGTGAGGTCTCTGTCGTCTGCGATGTCGCCGACGAGCTTGGCGACGATCAGCGGCGCGATGTAGTTGATGCCGATGTTGCCCAGCGCCATGAGCAGCATCGCGGGTGCCGTCAGCCGACGGAGCCGGGCCAACTCCCGTCCGTAGTAACGAAGTGCGAGAAGTACCGAGCGTTTGCCCGGCAAAACCCTCCGCGATTCAGGCGTTTCCATCCCACCCCTGTGTCGTTCTGTGGCCGCCCGCCACGCGCTGGTGCGGGCAGGGGCCATCGCCGCAACGGATGTGTGGAGATTCGGGTCGAGTCCGGAAGTGTCCCGCGACGGCGACCGCGGAGTCCAAGCGTTTTCCGGCCGGGCGGTGGTGCGCAGGGAGCGCCAAGGGGCACGGTCGGCGGACTCGGGGCGGGGCGGGGCGGTGGTGCGCAGCCGGGCGGGCCATTCAGGACGTGAGGGGCAGGGGTGTCGGTAGGACCCCATCGCATCGGGTGTCCAGGCCCAGGGA encodes the following:
- a CDS encoding alcohol dehydrogenase catalytic domain-containing protein, giving the protein MSQQIRRVLVRSIDDITVERIPAPTADEGELLVRTSVVGVCGSDTHAAQGHHPFMPLPYHPGHEAVGVVAATGPGVDGFAPGDRVVVEPNLFCGRCPQCRSGRYNICRELRVFGCQTPGAMTDLFTIPAGRVHRVPEGMTDIEAALVEPLATPVHAVAKAGDLTGRRVVVLGAGPIGLLVLAAARHAGAAAIAVTDLLPGKRDRALRLGADAALPADAADLTEQVGQAFGGPADVVFDCVARERSMAQATDLVTKGGRIIVVGVGASGTTPVRLDLIQDREISVEGTLMYTADDYRTAIALISSGVVDTGEIVTATFPLEEAAKAFAASLAPEHVKVLVTVEAP
- a CDS encoding carbohydrate ABC transporter permease, which translates into the protein MTARLTPLWTFVAWLATMAFFAPVAWMVLTSFHQEADAATNPPTPFAPLTFDQYELLFSRDITPFLLNSAMASVLSTLLVLALAVPAAYALSIKPVQKWTDVMFFFLSTKFLPAIAALLPVYLIVKDAGMLDNVWTLIVLYTAMNLPIAVWMMRSFLAEVPKEILEAAEVDGAGLLTVLWRVVAPVAMPGLAATSLICFIFSWNEFMFAVNLTATQASTAPVFLVGFITNEGLFLARLCAAATLVSLPVLIAGFAAQDKLVRGLSLGAVK
- a CDS encoding sugar ABC transporter permease; the encoded protein is MTTLTAPPRTAPPPAHARKPSGTAKWKRRIPLLPALVFTIVVTQLPFVATLVISTFQWNILRPGDRHFTGLSNYAFVFTDERLRAAVLNTVVLTASVVLLSVLLGLGLAMLLDRRFPGRGLARTLLIAPFLVMPVAASLLWKHAIYNPDYGLLNGTLNAVYRFFGADHGPTVDWVSSYPMPAVVVSLVWQWTPFMMLIILAGLQAQPGDVLEAARVDGASALATFRHITLPHLRQYLELGILLGTIYVVQTFDAVYTITQGGPGSQTTNLPYEIYLTMFRKYEYGQAAAAGVVVVLGSIVIATFALRTIASLFREEVSR
- a CDS encoding sugar ABC transporter substrate-binding protein translates to MPTARYTVIAGAAAITLMATGCAGAGGSGSAGGGKSINVLMVGNPQMEDIAKLTKDTFTKDTGIKVNFTVLPENELRDKVTQDVATQAGQYDVATIGAYEVPIWEKNGWLHELGSYADKDASFDKADLLKPMVQSLSGSDGKLYALPFYGESSFLMYNEDVMKAKGITVPEHPTWQQIADIAAKVDGAEPGMRGICLRGLAGWGELGAPLTSVVNTFGGTWFTKDWKAQVNSPAFKKATDFYVDLVRKHGEAGAAQAGFTECLNAMSQKKVAMWYDATSAAGSLEDPSSSKIAGHVGYAYAPTVETKSSGWLWAWAWAMPKTTKNADAASKFMLWASSKKYEKLVGGKLGWARVPAGKRASTYDIPQYRKAAGSFGDITLKSIEAADPANPGVQPRPTVGIQYVAIPEFQDLGTKVTQEISAAIAGKTSVDKALDDGQKLAEDVAKNHQK
- a CDS encoding ABC transporter ATP-binding protein, giving the protein METPESRRVLPGKRSVLLALRYYGRELARLRRLTAPAMLLMALGNIGINYIAPLIVAKLVGDIADDRDLTVDSALPYVLGFAGVLLLAEGLWRVAMHCLNRLDARGIEHLYVIGLDELFAKDAVFFHDNFAGSLTKRVLSFASRFEQFVDTLAFQIVGSFVPLAFGAVVLWRYEPLLVVGLLVMIALTGVLVVPLIRRRQALVDLREEAIARVAGHVADSLMNMDTVRAFAAEEREAAEHRSRVATSRRLTLRSWDYGNLRIDTLVAPLFVVTNALGLLLAVTLAGGGHGVEAIVVAFTYYSNATRIMFEFNQIYRRLESSMTEAAQFTELLLTPPTVLDPPSPEPLRPRAADIRFEKVTFAHRGGKPLFEGLDLEVPSGARVGLVGRSGGGKTSLTRLLLRMTDIDGGRILVGGQDISRLSQADLRSQIAYVPQDPAMFHRTLRDNIAFARPDATEAEIRRAAEAAHVTEFADALPDGFDTMVGERGVKLSGGQRQRVALARAILRDAPILLLDEATSALDSESELLVQEALWRLMEGRTALVVAHRLSTVAGMDQLVVLDRGRIVEQGTHQELLAIGGAYAKLWQHQSGGFLDDTSGRAEVL